GTAGTTTTTCCAACACAACTTTACTAAAAACCGCCGAGCTATATTCTCAGTCTTTACGGTATGTTCGAATGACTTTATGTCCATGACACCATTATATTATGGTGCCAAATCTTTTACAATCACCTAAAATTTTATACCTGGTTCCATTACTTCATCAGAGAGGTTGCTCCTTCAAAACCACATGGTGATGTATATTCAGGTACATTCACCATTCCCAGATTTTTGAAGTTGCCTTCCTGCCCCGATGAAATTCCAAGTATTTTTATTGATTGAACCGTTTTTTTTAACTCCCGTACAACACTCGAAAGCAAAAAGGTGCCAAAGGTTGTATATTGGTCAATTTCTTTAAGATCGATGGTCAAATGCTGACAATGGGGAGAAAGGGAGTCGTTCAGGAAAGAATAGATATCGTAAACCGTTTTGGGACTGAGCTCTCCCTGAATCTGAATATAAGACTCTTTGCCTGAATGTTTGAACAAAAAATTGACAGGGTTGTCCATGAGTTACTCCTTCCCCACGAAAGCTTCGAAGAAATAATTAGAGTTAAAGCAATTTTCATTCCAACTTCAAAAAGTCTGAATACAATACCTGAAGAAAGCTATAACTATCTTATTTATAAAGGGTAATTTATAATTGTTTTGACTTATTTTAAATCAGCCGTTCCCTCTTTGGTTATGGTGTTTTCACCATAATTGTGTTGCGGTAAGTTTGGCTATCTATCTGTAATCTTTGGAGTTTATTGGAAAGAAAGGGCTACTCCCTAAGCCAGAAGAGTTATGGGTAAATCCCCATAAGAGCATTGGATACATCTGAGCTTTTTGATGATTTAGAGGAACTCTTTCCTGTCAAGACCATACCTGACCAACTTCTCATAGAAGGTCTTATAATTCAATCCTGCCTGCTTGGCTGCCAGTGTAATATTTCCTCTGTTTTTGGAGAGCACTGCCTTCAGGTATTCATTTTCCCATGCATAAATAAGCCCTTTTTTCATTTCCCTGAAGGGCATGCTGGTATCGAGGGGCAAAGGTGAGTTGGCTTGCCTGGAGAAGGAGTTTACCTCGAATATAGGCGAATAATCAAACCTTTGAATTGTTGGCCCTTTTTCTATCAATACAGACTTTTCTATAGTATTTTCCAGCTCCCTTATATTCCCTGGCCAGTGGTACTGGAATAATAAATTTAATGCCTCAGGAGAAACGTTTTTTATCCCTCCGCTTCGAGGATCTCCGTATTTTTCCAAAAAATGGGAAACTAAAAGGGGAATATCGTCCAGTCTCTCTCTCAGAGGGGGAAGATTAATATATAAGACATTGATCCTGTAGTAAAGGTCTTCTCGAAATTTTCCCTGTTTTACACATTCTTCCAGATTTTGATTTGTCGCTGATATAACTCTGGCATCGACTTTTATAATCCTGTTTCCCCCTACCCGACGTATCTCCTTCTCCTGAAGAAATCGCAGCAGCTTTCCCTGGATGGAAAGGGGGCAATCGCCTATCTCGTCCAGGAACAGGGTTCCCTGGTGTGCCAACTCAAAACTGCCAATCTTCTGGTTGTGGGCACCTGTAAAGGCACCCTTTTCATGTCCAAAAAGCTCAGATTCCAGCAGGGTTTCAGGGATAGCAGCACAGTTTACCGTGATCAGAGGTTTCTTTTTTCGGGTGCTATGGTAATGGATAGCCTTTGCCACCAGTTCCTTTCCCGTTCCTGTTTCCCCCCTGATCAGGGTTGTGGTGTCACTCTCCGCAGCCAGGGTGATAAGCTCATACACCCTCTTCATCCTGTGGTTCTTCCCCACTATTTGATGAAAATCGTATCTTTCCTCGACCTCTCTCCTCAAGGAGACATTTTCCTCCATCAAGGCATGGGTCTGGAGTATCTTTTTCAGGGAGAGTTCCAGAAGATTTATATCAAAGGGTTTCTGGATGAAGTCATAGGCTCCCAGCTTCATAGCCTGAACCACCTGTGGTATCTCTCCGTAAGCGGTAACGATAACCACGTATATGTGGGGATAGGATTTTCTTATATTCTCCAGAAGCTGAAGCCCGTCCATACCCGGCATCTTCAGGTCGGTCACAACAATATTGAAATTCCTTTCCTCCAGTTTATTCAGGGCATCTGCCCCGTTTCTGGCAGTGGAGATTTCCAGCCCCATCCCTTTCAATGCCATCTTTAGCTGAACCAGAAATATCTCCTCGTCATCAACAATCAGTATACGTCTTTTCATTTGATCGACAACCTGACAACCATCTGGGTACCTTCACCTACCTTGCTTTCCACCAGTATCTCCCCCTTATGGAGGTTAATCATGTTCCTGGTAATAGCCAGACCCAGCCCAATCCCTTTATCCTTGGTGGTATAGAAGGGTTGAAATATCCTCTCGACTTCTTCTTCAGAGATTCCGCAGCCGGTATCGGCAAACTTCACCTCCAGGACATCGGCAGTTTTCCTGCTCCCCTCTTCCTCCCTGATGCAGGTGGTGATAGTGAGATTACCCCCATGTGGCATGGCCTCCATGGCATTTTTTACAATATTCTGGAAGGCATGTTTGATCTTGAAGCCATCCGCCCAGATCCTTTGAAGTTTCTTATCATAACGCTTGTTGACCTGAATATTTGACTTCCTGAACGCCTCCTCGACCTGAAACAGGACACCATCGAGGACATCATGGATATCTACCTTATTGCAGGTAAGCTCTACCGGCCTGGCATAGTCCAGGAGATCGGTTATAATCCTGTTGATAGAACCCACTCCATCCACGATTCCTTCGAGTGCAATCCTTTCTTCTTCATCAATAGTAGAATGTTTCTGGAAACACTGAACCCCTGTGAGGACCTGCTGTAAAGGATTCCTGATTTCATGGGCTACCCGGGCTGCGGTTTCCCCCAGGGCAGCCATCTTTTGAGACTGAAAAAGCTCCTTCTCCAACCGGTTCTGCTCTGTTAAATCCTGAATCACCAGAAGGATACCTGTCTCCTCCCCTGTTACCCTGGATAAAGGTATCTCTGAGATGCTCGCGTTCAAGACCTTTATCCCGTCTCCGGGGCAATGGTATCTTAATTCCAGCCCGTACAACGGTTCATGGCTCCTCTGGACCCTGTATAATTTCTCCTCTAACCTCTCTATGGGCAAAACATCTTTTAAGGGCTTACCACTGGCATCCCCTCTTGCGATCTGGAAGATTTCACAACAGCTCCTATTTGCCAGCATTATGTTAAACTCTTTATCCATTACCAGAAGTCCAGAGGGACTGTAAGATACTATATTCTCATTGAATCTTTTTAACAGCAGGTTTTCCATAGCTATACGCTGTTTTTCCAGGGCATTTCGGATTACTGCTCTCACCTCATCCAGATCCAGGGGCTTTATGAGGTAGGAGAACGCCCCTATACTAAGGGCATCTATTGAATTCTTGAGGGAGGCATTGCCGGTGATAATGATGCCCTCGGTTTGAGGAGAAATCTCCTTAACCTTTTTCAGAACCTCTATCCCGCTTATATCAGGGAGTATTATATCTATGAGGACGACATGGAAGAAAGTATGCTCTGCCTTAGCTACAGCTTCTTTACCTCTCTGGACGGCATCTACCTGATACCCTATATCCTGAAATACATCCTTCAAGACTTCGCAGAGTTCTTCCTGGTCATCAACTATCAGGAGGTTTACATTTTCAGACATCTTCTCCATTTTCCCTTCTCATACTTTGATCCCCTTCCTGTTACCCCTGCATATCTCATCCACTACATTTAATACCTCATCCATGTTCAGGGGTTTATAAAGGCAGGTATAGGCACTGCTGTCCAGTGCCTCTTCCACCAGTGCCTTTACTTCCTGTCGGTAACCCGTCATCATCACCGCACAGGCCAGGGGGTTAATCCCCTTAATAGCCTTATAGATCTCCAGTCCATTGAGTAACGGCATCTTCACATCAATGAATACAATGCAAAACTGTTTATCCCTGGCTAACTCGATGGCTCTTTGCCCGGAATCTGCGATAAACACAGTATGTCCCTTGGTCTGGAGGATGTCTCTCAGGTTATGGAGGATACCCTTATCATCATCGACTATCAGGATTAACCGTCCTTTCTCCTCCTTGAGAGATTCTTCGATAGCGATCAATAGCCTGCTGATATCCAAAGGCTTATAAAAGACGTCATAAGCCCCGGAAGCCAGCGCCTCCCCTACCAGGTCTTCCACAGCATAGGCAGTCATCATAATGGTTACTGTCCCGGAGCTGACCTCTTTTATCCGTTTGTAGGTTTCTACCCCGTCCATTCCCGGCATTTTTATATCCATAAGAATGAGGTCAAACCTCTCCTTCTTCACTGTGTCAATAGCTCTATGTCCATCCGGACAGACATATGCCTTGTAGCCCTTGAGTTCTAACACATCAGCCAGGTTGTAGGCAAAGTCCACGTTATCATCAACGATCAAGAGTCTGGTCTTTTCTACCATCTTCATCTCCTGAAAAAAAATTAAGGGTGTAAGGGTAACTTCGTCTAACCTATGGGTAATCTTATAGAAAAGGCGGTTCCTTTACCAACTTCACTTTCAACCTCAATTGTACCACCATGCCCTTCCACCAGAGACTTGCAAAGGGTGAGTCCAAGACCGATGCCAGCGGGCTTACTGGAAAAGAGGGGGGCAAAGATATTGCTCTTGTCTTCCCTGGAGACCCCACAACCAGTGTCTTTGAACTCTATCTCCTGGAAACCGTCTTTCTCTCCGGTTTTGATATGCAGCCTTCCTCCCCCGGACATTGCCTCAACGGCATTTGTAACCATATTTATGAATACCAACCGGAGTTGATCCTTATCCGCCTTAATTGCAGGCAGGGTGCTTTTCATGTCCTTAACTATTTCTATTCCTTCAGGCACTGCAATGTTGGATAACACATCATCAATAATATCGCTGACCAGAACCTCCACCAGGACGGGAGTCCTCATACGAGAAAAGTCCAGGAGGTCTGATATGATCTTGTCAGACAGACTTATCTGTCTTTCTATCCTTTGGAGGTGTTCTATAACCTTCTCTTCAGGATCCCTAAGCTTCATGTTGAGGTAGTAAACCGAGGATTTGATTACCGACAGGGGGTTTCTCAGCTCGTACCCTACGTGGGCGGCCAATTGCCCTATGGTAGCCAGCCTTTCCGTTTTAATGAGTTCTTCCCTGTTCGCTTTCAGCTTTTTCCTCATATCATCTAAAGAAGCAGCCAGGTCCCCGATCTCATCAGGTGATGACATCTTTACTTCATAATCCAGGTTTCCCTGAGCCACTGCCCCGGCAAAGTCCTTTAAATGACTTATGGGTGTTACTATGCCGGCAGAAAGGCGTCTTCCCAGGAATATAAGGGTAATAATGCCAGCGATGAATACTGCGATAGTAATCATGAAGTCTTTTCTATGAGATGAGCTTATAAGCCTGTCTGTCTCTGCCCTAAATTCCTCCATGATGGCATGTACTTTCCTTGCCTTTTTCCTCAGTTCAATCATCTGTTCCTGGCTTGGTCTGCCAGTGGCGACTATCTTTTCAAATACGGCTATGTGATCATCCAGTGCACTTATAAGTCTACCTTCACCCTTCCCTGCCTCTTTGATTCTGGCTATAGCATCTCTGAACCTTTCCATGGAGGTCTCTTTTCCCGGAGAAAACCGATCTTCTCCAAACAAAAGCCAGTTTTTCTCCTCTCTCCTTGCATCCAAAAAATTAATCTCTATTTCATCCAATCTCTGATGTACCTCAAGCCATTGGTCGGTCCTGTGGAGATATACTATATGTGTACCCCCTACTATGCCTACAAAAAGCAGGACGAATAGGGAAAGTCCAAGACTTAACCTTTTGCTGATCTTCATTTTTTCTTCCCTGTGGCTACACAGTAGACAGTGAAAGGTAAAGAGTTAAAATACATGTATTGCCTTTCCGTATACACTATGGGCAGCTTCCATCACGCTCTCGAACAGCGTAGGGTGGGCATGGATAGTGGCACTCAATTCTTTAGCTGTTATTCCCAGTTTGATAGTCAAAGCAATCTCATGGATCAATTCCGTTGCAAGGGGGCCTATGATCTGACCACCCACAATCTTTTCTGTCCCCTTTTCCACCACCAGCTGGACCGAACCAACAGCCTGCCCCATGGCCATGGCTTTACCGGATGCTGAAAAGGGAAACCACCCTGTCTTAACCTCTACCCCTGATGCCCGTGCATCATCTGCTGTCAGACCAACACTGGCTATCTCAGGGGAAGTATAAGCGCAACGGGGGATAACAGAATAATCAATTTTAGAGTCTATCCCCATGGCATTCTCAACTGCTGCAATACCCTCAGCATATGCCACATGGGCAAGGAGTATCCCTCCGGTAACATCCCCAACGGCATAAATACCCCTGATATTTGTCTCCATCCTGTCATTCACCAATATATTCCCTTTTTCATCGAGATTAACTCCCAGATACTCTAATCCAATGCCTTTTGAGTTGGGGATCCTTCCGATGGAAATAAGGAGCTTATCACCTGCAATCTCATCACCGTTGCCCAAAAGACAGGTAATGCCTTCATCTTTGTAAGAGAGCACATCCTTTACTCTGGTCTTCACAAGGATCTTAATTCCCCTTTTTCTCAGAATTTGTGTCATCTGCCTCGAAATCCTTTTATCCTCTCTGGGCAGTATCTGATCCATCATCTCAACCAGGGTGACCTTTACGCCTAAGGCATTGAAGAAACAGGCAAACTCTAACCCAATTGCCCCTCCTCCAATAATAAGGACACTTTTGGGTAGTTTATCCAGTTTTAGTGCCTGGGTACTCGTTAAAACGGAGGGGTGCTCAGAATTTAGGAGAGGCAGCATTGCTGGTTTAGAGCCGGTCGCTATTACGATCTTTGTGGCATCTATATCTTCAGCACCAGAAGGGGATTCCACCCTGATCTTTGTTGGTGAGATTAAAGTTGCAGTACCCCTGACAAATCTGATACCCCTTTTCTTGAATATCCCGTGTATACCATTGCCCAGGCCTTCGACAACACGACCCTTCCGTTCCATAATCTTTCCGAGATCAGCACGAACTTCGTTAACATAAACCCCAAACTCTCCTGCTTCCTTTATAGAGGTAAAGAGTTCAGCGGATGCAAGAATGGCCTTGGTAGGGATACAACCATGGTTGAGACAGGTACCTCCGATAGCATCCTTTTCTATAACAGTAACCTCAGCACCTAACTGTGAAGCCCTTATTGCCCCTACATAACCACCAGGTCCAGAACCGATAATAACGATCTTTTCCTTGCCCAAAAATTCCACCTCCCTCCTATGTACTTTAATCACTTTTAAATCTCATAACAAATTCATATACCCTATGTCAAGATATATAGTTTTCCCTTGACACCTTCTTTTATTCCTAGTAGCTTAGGTTTAACCTATAAGCCAAGGAGATGAATATGACAAGCCTTCAAGACGACCTTGCGAAGTCAAATAAAAAGTCTGTTATAGCCGTTTCTGGGAAAGGTGGTACAGGAAAGACGGTCATATCCACAATCATTATAAAACACCTAAAGAAGAAAGACTTGAAGATTCTGGCAATCGATGCTGATCCGGCAACGAGCCTCCCCCCTGCATTGGGTGTCAGTATCAAGAAGACCATAGGAGACATAAGAGAGACGCTCGTTCAAGGACCCGGAAGAGGTCCAACCACCGATTTGCCCGTTGATCTGATGCTGGAATATCAGATACGGGGTATCCTGGCTGAGATACCAAAAATCTCTATTCTGGCCATTGGTCGCCCAGAAGGTCCGGGATGTTACTGTCTTGTCAACGACATCCTCAGACATGCCATAGAAAAGTTCTCAGGCTATTATGATGTCACAGTAATCGACTGTGAAGCGGGTCTGGAACATCTGAGCAGGAGAACAACAAGAAGCGTTGATACCATGATCATAGTGACTGATGCCACTCAGAGGGGTATTAATACGGCAAAATTGATAAAAGAACTGGC
The DNA window shown above is from Thermodesulfobacteriota bacterium and carries:
- a CDS encoding sigma-54 dependent transcriptional regulator produces the protein MKRRILIVDDEEIFLVQLKMALKGMGLEISTARNGADALNKLEERNFNIVVTDLKMPGMDGLQLLENIRKSYPHIYVVIVTAYGEIPQVVQAMKLGAYDFIQKPFDINLLELSLKKILQTHALMEENVSLRREVEERYDFHQIVGKNHRMKRVYELITLAAESDTTTLIRGETGTGKELVAKAIHYHSTRKKKPLITVNCAAIPETLLESELFGHEKGAFTGAHNQKIGSFELAHQGTLFLDEIGDCPLSIQGKLLRFLQEKEIRRVGGNRIIKVDARVISATNQNLEECVKQGKFREDLYYRINVLYINLPPLRERLDDIPLLVSHFLEKYGDPRSGGIKNVSPEALNLLFQYHWPGNIRELENTIEKSVLIEKGPTIQRFDYSPIFEVNSFSRQANSPLPLDTSMPFREMKKGLIYAWENEYLKAVLSKNRGNITLAAKQAGLNYKTFYEKLVRYGLDRKEFL
- a CDS encoding response regulator; translation: MEKMSENVNLLIVDDQEELCEVLKDVFQDIGYQVDAVQRGKEAVAKAEHTFFHVVLIDIILPDISGIEVLKKVKEISPQTEGIIITGNASLKNSIDALSIGAFSYLIKPLDLDEVRAVIRNALEKQRIAMENLLLKRFNENIVSYSPSGLLVMDKEFNIMLANRSCCEIFQIARGDASGKPLKDVLPIERLEEKLYRVQRSHEPLYGLELRYHCPGDGIKVLNASISEIPLSRVTGEETGILLVIQDLTEQNRLEKELFQSQKMAALGETAARVAHEIRNPLQQVLTGVQCFQKHSTIDEEERIALEGIVDGVGSINRIITDLLDYARPVELTCNKVDIHDVLDGVLFQVEEAFRKSNIQVNKRYDKKLQRIWADGFKIKHAFQNIVKNAMEAMPHGGNLTITTCIREEEGSRKTADVLEVKFADTGCGISEEEVERIFQPFYTTKDKGIGLGLAITRNMINLHKGEILVESKVGEGTQMVVRLSIK
- a CDS encoding response regulator, with protein sequence MVEKTRLLIVDDNVDFAYNLADVLELKGYKAYVCPDGHRAIDTVKKERFDLILMDIKMPGMDGVETYKRIKEVSSGTVTIMMTAYAVEDLVGEALASGAYDVFYKPLDISRLLIAIEESLKEEKGRLILIVDDDKGILHNLRDILQTKGHTVFIADSGQRAIELARDKQFCIVFIDVKMPLLNGLEIYKAIKGINPLACAVMMTGYRQEVKALVEEALDSSAYTCLYKPLNMDEVLNVVDEICRGNRKGIKV
- a CDS encoding ATP-binding protein, translated to MKISKRLSLGLSLFVLLFVGIVGGTHIVYLHRTDQWLEVHQRLDEIEINFLDARREEKNWLLFGEDRFSPGKETSMERFRDAIARIKEAGKGEGRLISALDDHIAVFEKIVATGRPSQEQMIELRKKARKVHAIMEEFRAETDRLISSSHRKDFMITIAVFIAGIITLIFLGRRLSAGIVTPISHLKDFAGAVAQGNLDYEVKMSSPDEIGDLAASLDDMRKKLKANREELIKTERLATIGQLAAHVGYELRNPLSVIKSSVYYLNMKLRDPEEKVIEHLQRIERQISLSDKIISDLLDFSRMRTPVLVEVLVSDIIDDVLSNIAVPEGIEIVKDMKSTLPAIKADKDQLRLVFINMVTNAVEAMSGGGRLHIKTGEKDGFQEIEFKDTGCGVSREDKSNIFAPLFSSKPAGIGLGLTLCKSLVEGHGGTIEVESEVGKGTAFSIRLPIG
- the lpdA gene encoding dihydrolipoyl dehydrogenase; translation: MGKEKIVIIGSGPGGYVGAIRASQLGAEVTVIEKDAIGGTCLNHGCIPTKAILASAELFTSIKEAGEFGVYVNEVRADLGKIMERKGRVVEGLGNGIHGIFKKRGIRFVRGTATLISPTKIRVESPSGAEDIDATKIVIATGSKPAMLPLLNSEHPSVLTSTQALKLDKLPKSVLIIGGGAIGLEFACFFNALGVKVTLVEMMDQILPREDKRISRQMTQILRKRGIKILVKTRVKDVLSYKDEGITCLLGNGDEIAGDKLLISIGRIPNSKGIGLEYLGVNLDEKGNILVNDRMETNIRGIYAVGDVTGGILLAHVAYAEGIAAVENAMGIDSKIDYSVIPRCAYTSPEIASVGLTADDARASGVEVKTGWFPFSASGKAMAMGQAVGSVQLVVEKGTEKIVGGQIIGPLATELIHEIALTIKLGITAKELSATIHAHPTLFESVMEAAHSVYGKAIHVF
- a CDS encoding AAA family ATPase; protein product: MTSLQDDLAKSNKKSVIAVSGKGGTGKTVISTIIIKHLKKKDLKILAIDADPATSLPPALGVSIKKTIGDIRETLVQGPGRGPTTDLPVDLMLEYQIRGILAEIPKISILAIGRPEGPGCYCLVNDILRHAIEKFSGYYDVTVIDCEAGLEHLSRRTTRSVDTMIIVTDATQRGINTAKLIKELAESLEINFYKICVILNRASEEQARVFSESASKYGIELAGIVPYDQNITEYDLAGKPLIDLPDDSPAVIAVGQILDKLEILV